One part of the Ciona intestinalis chromosome 5, KH, whole genome shotgun sequence genome encodes these proteins:
- the LOC113474262 gene encoding uncharacterized protein LOC113474262 → MFHFNKKRQFSLLMAIVLALLLVVYKSANPGRKQNLAEALKKQTYISHRKSSCKKTSIVMNYTVCKTLPVLPIICGDLAEKRDFDQFGKKYKIPNIVYLIMVGNIKFDFLKYLALRSMARIQQPEAIIVYYTTDIPTSEFAQKAIQDIPCLRWVKVEDPKFVNGKQASTRVNLLNKSK, encoded by the exons ATGTTTCACTTCAACAAAAAAAGGCAATTTTCTCTGTTAATGGCAATTGTATTAGCATTATTATTGGTAGTTTATAAATCAGCAAATCCAGGACGCAAGCAAAACCTAGCAGAGGCGTTGaagaaacaaacatatatttcgCATCGCAAGAGTTCCTGCAAAAAAACATCAATTGTGATGAATTACACAGTTTGTAAGACTTTGCCAGTTTTACCTATAATATGTGGCGACTTGGCGGAAAAACGAGATTTTGACCAATTCgggaaaaaatacaaaattccaAATATTGTTTATCTAATAATGGTTGGGAATATTAAGTTCGACTTTCTTAAGTATTTAGCTTTACGGTCAATGGCGAGAATACAACAACCTGAAGCtattattgtttactacaCAACTGATATACCTACAA GTGAATTCGCCCAAAAAGCAATTCAAGATATACCATGCCTCCGCTGGGTTAAAGTAGAAGACCCAAAATTTGTCAACGGGAAACAGGCAAGTACTCGTGTAAATCTtctaaataaatctaaataa
- the LOC113474231 gene encoding uncharacterized protein LOC113474231, whose translation MFHFNKKMPLFLLLAIVLVLILVIKKPAKPVRKLNRRWLNLAETLQKQTYILHKKNSCKKTATATNYTICETLPLLPITCGDLAKKRDFDQFGKKYKIPNIVYLILVRNVQFDFLKYLALRSVARIQQPEAVIIYYTTVIPTSKFAKKAIREIPCLRWVKVKDPLRVNGKQISADSRAEVIRFTKLIKHGGIYVDNDVILLKNLDSFRHFSFVAGREHALSINAGILLAEPNSKFLNKFYHESFLKAFENYDPKVYYKYAQNGLHQFYRKNMAPNVHIEEFALNRPLPFEGYEGLGAAVESKYDLSENYALHIHPRAAVQHNSHLQYIYTDTEEQIRTRDNIYGAAARIAYFGSPDLIFKPDEKVYNRAPTIKLKPLPRIEPDNSG comes from the exons atgtttcatttcaataaaaaaatgccatTGTTTCTCTTGTTGGCGATTGTTTTAGTGTTAATACTGGTAATAAAGAAACCAGCAAAGCCAGTTCGCAAGCTAAACCGACGTTGGCTAAACCTAGCAGAGACACTGcagaaacaaacatatattttgcatAAGAAGAACTCATGCAAAAAAACAGCAACTGCAACCAACTACACAATTTGCGAGACTTTGCCACTTTTACCCATAACATGTGGCGACTTGGCAAAAAAGCGAGATTTTGACCAATTCgggaaaaaatacaaaattccaAATATTGTTTATCTAATATTGGTTAGAAACGTTCAGTTCGACTTTCTTAAGTATTTAGCCTTGCGGTCAGTGGCAAGAATACAACAGCCAGAAGCCGTTATTATCTACTACACAACTGTCATACCTACAA GTAAATTCGCCAAAAAGGCGATCCGAGAAATACCATGCCTCCGATGGGTTAAAGTAAAAGACCCATTACGTGTCAACGGTAAACAG ATAAGTGCAGATTCTCGGGCGGAAGTTATTCGGTTTACAAAACTGATTAAGCATGGGGGTATATACGTGGACAATGATGTTATTCTATTAAAAAACCTTGACTCTTTTCGCCACTTTTCTTTCGTTGCTGGAcg tGAACACGCTTTGAGCATCAATGCGGGGATTTTGCTGGCCGAACCGAATTCgaagtttttaaacaagttttaccaTGAGAGCTTTTTGAAAGCATTTGAAAATTATGATCCAAAAGTATACTATAAATATGCACAGAACGGTCTGCACCAATTTTATCGGAAAAACATGGcg ccGAATGTACACATTGAAGAGTTTGCATTGAACAGACCGCTTCCGTTTGAAGGATACGAAGGCCTTGGGGCAGCAGTTGAAAGCAAATATGATTTAAGTGAAAATTATGCGCTTCACATACACCCAAGAGCGGCCGTACAACACAATTCGCACTTACAATACATTTATACGGATACTGAAGAACAAATCCGAACCAGAGATAATATATACGGAGCAGCAGCTAGAATAGCTTACTTTGGAAGTCCAGATCTGATATTTAAACCGGATGAAAAAGTTTACAACCGAGCGCCCACGATCAAATTGAAGCCGCTGCCCAGGATAGAGCCGGATAACTCTGGATAA